The Eggerthella guodeyinii sequence GCCTCGCCTTCAAACAAGGAGGACCAGTATATTCGCGCAGCCAAACCTTCGACATTCGACGAATCTCCCGTACGCACATTCCGAGACAACTCGTCGAGCCTTGCCGCATTGGACAAACCCAAAACTTTGAGATTGTTTGCCTGTCCCTTGATCTTTGCTTTCACGATGCGCATCCAGGCATTCTTCGAGCGGGGCGCGCTCAACGACGCTTGAGCGCGCTGCCTCGCAGCAACACGGCCATGTGCGTCAACCCATGGATACACGCCACACACCGGAAGACCTTTCCAGTCGCAAAAGAGCACGACCACGTCCTGGCTGGCGAAATGGTACATCATCGCAGGTGCAAGCCGTACATTGATGCCGACAAACACGATGTTCACGTCGCAAAGCGAATGCTCCGTGGTTTCGCCCGTGTCCAAATCGATGGTCTGAAGCTTCCTTGCGTGCTTGTTAAAGCGAAGCTCACCGTGAAACGCTGTAAAATCAAGCATCCTCCAGTTGTCCGCCATCCGAAACACCGCCTATTGAATCGGATGCGGCGGTATTTTCCAACTCACCGGCATGTTGTTGTCAGACCCCCAACGCGGCACGCCCAATGCATTTCGCCGCATAACGGTTGGGTGCGTTGCAAGCACCTTGTCAATCGATAGAGGGCACCCCTTTTCTATCACAAAATTGATAGCGTCGACATCAGATTTATTCCAGCCATAGCTCCCGTACGTGCGGTTGATCGTCTTTTCGATGTCGACATCAACTCCCTTCCAGTCAATGTCCGGCAAACCTTCAGAAGAGAAATACCGGGGAGCTAAGGTAAGCTTCGAATTGGTGTTAAACCCAGTGATAGAAAACCGTCGGACACCCGGGAATGCTTTCATAAACTTGTTCATCTTCTGAGAGCCCTCGGGACTGAACAGCGCAGCCTCAACGTCCACGACAAGCTCGTCCCCGACCACAACCCAGCCAAGATACTCAGCGGTTCCCCCAGCAAGCGAAGATC is a genomic window containing:
- the cas1 gene encoding type II CRISPR-associated endonuclease Cas1: MADNWRMLDFTAFHGELRFNKHARKLQTIDLDTGETTEHSLCDVNIVFVGINVRLAPAMMYHFASQDVVVLFCDWKGLPVCGVYPWVDAHGRVAARQRAQASLSAPRSKNAWMRIVKAKIKGQANNLKVLGLSNAARLDELSRNVRTGDSSNVEGLAARIYWSSLFEGEAFSRMPGERAGGRNSLLDYSYTLMRGHSMRAVLSAGLTPALGMYHRNRSNMFALADDLIEPFRPVVDFAIVNLGPDADLEDRNVKRALMQSTLTTFSNNGLSVPAVMTDFAQQYGKYVEGEIEHLDVPVWNPRIESEPHES